GCCAGCTTCCCAAGCTGGACGTCGCCGGTTCGAGCCCGGTCGCCCGCTCTGTGAGGAACAACGTTTTGGGTTTGGCGCCGAACGTCCAGTAAGGCGCTCGAAACGCTCCGGTGCGAGGTCGCGCCGGGGCGTTCTTCGTTTTGATAGGGGCGTCTGGGGCACACGCATCCCGCCCGCTCGTTACTGTGGTACACGTGCCAGAATGAACCGTCGGCTCAGCACTCGCCGGTCGTACGACCGCCTTTCGATCCCTCCCGTGGAGTCGTCGCCATGAATCCCTTTGGCATTCTGCTGGGCCTCGGTGCCCTCGCGCTTTCGTTGCTGACTCCCGCGCGCTCCGAAGCGCAGGGCTCAGCGCATGGGGCCAACGTCCAGGCCGCGGTTTCGCGCGCGACTGGCGCGCGCCTTGTTCCGTTCGCCGATGTCACCGACTCGCTGCGCCTCTACTATGTGGGGCGCCCAGTGGGGTGGGAGCGCTATACGTGGGCAACTCACGACGAAGGGACGCGACTGGTTGCGGACTTTGACTACGTCGACCGCGGTCGCCGGAATCACATGGGCGCGACGCTCTCTCTTGGCGCCGATATGCAACCGCAGTCACTCGAGGTTGCGCGCGTGACCGACAGTGCGCGCACCGTGACGGTGCGGGTGGATGTGCAGGGCGATCGGGCCACGGTGCTCCATAACGGCGCGATCACGCAGGCCACGTTGCCCGCTGTCTCGTTTGCGCTCGCGCCATATCAGCCCGTGTCGCAGCATCTGGCGCTCGTGCGGTATTGGCTGTCGCATGGCCGTCCCCTGCGTCTGGCTGTGGTGCCTGGCGGTCCGCTGAACGCGGTCACGATCAAGCGCAGCGGCCTCGACACGCTGGCGAGCGCGGGCGCGCCCCTTGTGCTCACGCGGTATTCCATCGATGGCGTGGTGTGGGGACTCGAGCATCTCTGGCTCGACGCCGATGGCCGATTGGCGATGTTCGCCTCCGCCGCTGGTGGACTGTCGTTCAAGGCGGTCCGTGCCGCGTTGGTACCGAGCGTGGAAGCGTTGATGGAAGTTGCGTCCCGTGCCGCCATGGTGGATCTCGTTGCCGTCTCGCACCGCACGTCGCCCATCGCGCGCGGCGCCGTAGCGTTTGTAGGGGCCACGCTCGTCGATGGCACTGGGAGCGCCGCGGTACCGAACGCGACGGTGGTGGTGGTGCAGGGACGGATTGTGGCGGCGGGCCCGAGTGCGGGCATCACGGTACCTGTCAACGCTAGACGCATTGATGTGCGCGGCAAGACGATCATTCCCGGATTGTGGGATAGTCACGCGCATTTGCATCAACTGGAATGGGTGCCCGTGTATCTCGCCGCAGGCGTGACGACCGTGCGGGATATGGGGAACGAACTGGCCTTTCTCACCGCGTTGCGGCGCACCGTCACGTCGGGGCGTGCATACGGCCCGACCATCCTCGCGGCCGGACTCATCGACGGCCCGGGCCCGAACGCGTTTGGCGCGCTGAGTGCCGAGACGCCCGACGAAGGGCGTGCGATCGTGCGACGGTACCACACCCTCGGCTTCGAGCAGATGAAGCTCTACTCGTTGCTGTCTCCTGCCGTCGTGGGCGCGGTGTGTGATGAAGCCCACAAGCTCGGGATGACCGTCACCGGACACGTTCCGACATCGCTGACGCTCCTGGCCGCGGTGGATTCGGGGATGGATCAGGTGGCCCATCAACCGATTCGCGGTGAGCTTGGGAGCGACTCCCTCCAGCGCACGATTGCGTATCTCGCGCGCAAAGGAACCGTGGTTGATCCGACGTCGTCGTGGGGCGAAATCGGAGGACATGCGCAGTCGGAGCCGTTGCAAAGTTTTCAGCCGGTCACTGCGTTGCTGCCCGTGACCTTTCTGCAATCGCGCGCTGCGGGATGGGGCGTTGCCGGATCCGATACCGCCGCCGCGCACAGTCGACTGGCCAGATCACTCGCCGTGACCAAGGCGCTGCACGATGCCGGTGTGCCCATCGTTGCGGGTACCGACGAGGGTGTTCCAGGGTTTAGCCTCTATCGCGAACTTGAACTCTATGTGAAAGCGGGATTCACTCCGATGGAAGCGTTGCGTGCTGCGACCGCGATACCGGCACGAGCCGCGCACATGGCGAGTGAGGTTGGCACGGTAGAGGTCGGTAAGCGCGCCGATTTGCTGGTGCTCGACGCCAATCCGCTCGACAACATTGCAAACATTCGCACTGTCCGTCTGGTGATGGCGCGCGGTGTGGTATTCGAGAGCGCGGCGCTGTTTCGCGCCATCGGGTTTATGGGGGCACGCTAAGTCCATTGGCACGAGTCCCGCTGGGCCGAGGACCACGCGGTGGTTCGCGTTGCGCGCGCTCGCTACGTCTTACCGCCGCACCGGCACCGGAAACACCCGCCCCTCAAACACCGTCCCCCACACGGGGATGTCTTTGAGCGTGATCGGATCCACCACAAATGGATCGCGATCGAGCACGGTGAAGTTCGCAATCTTCCCCACGGCGATGCTCCCCAGATCAGCTTCCTTGCGCCACGAGTAGGCCGCTTCAATCGTGATGCCGCGCATCGCGTCCATCACCGAAATCCGCTGCTCCGGCGCCGCCACCCGCCCGCTCGCCGTGACGCGGTTCACTGCGCTCCAGGCGAGAAAGAGTGGATCGGAGGGAGCTATCGGTAAGTCAGAGTGAAAACTCAGCGGGATGCCGGCGTCGAGCACCGACTTGGCGCGCGACATCACATCCGCGCGCGCACCGCCGAGACCCACCTTGGTGTATTCGTCGGCAAAGCCCACGGGGTAGTACGGATTCGCGCTCACAATTGCGCCGACGGCTTTAATGCGCTTGACCTGCGCTTCGGTGCTGTTTGCAAAGTGCACGATCACCGTGCGGTGGTCGGTGCGCGGATGCTCGCGTTGCAGTTTTTCGAGCACGCCGAGCACGACGTCGAGGCCACCGTCGCCGGTGACGTGAATGTGCAGTTGATAGCCGGCATTCCAGTACAGGCGTGCACGCTCCTCAAGTGCCGCCGGCGTCATCATCCACTCGCCGCTGTGGCCGTCGAGGTAGCCGTCCTTCATTTGCATCAACTGCGACACAATCGCACCGTCCGCAAACAGTTTGATGGTCTTGGGAAAAAAGCTCACTTTTCCCTCAGGCGCCATCGCCACTTGCCGTTCGGCGTCGGCAATGGCGCGCTCCACGGGAATTCCGTTGTCTACTTGTTGCCGCGCGTCGGGAAAGAAATACGAATAAAACGGCGTATCCTCGGCGCCGAGCATGAACTGATACAGCTTCCACATCTCCGGCGTGACAATAATCCCTGGTTCGTTGAAGGCCGTGACGCCGCGCGCGTGGAGCATTGCAATCATCTGCTTGAGGCCGGCGGTCACGCGGAAAGGCGCGGCGAGCACCTTGAGCGCGGGCGCCATAATAAGATTGGTGCCGCTCTCCCACCAATGGCCCTGCGCCCAGTCGTACATCTCGCTCGCGCGGCCGTGTCCGTGCATCGACGAATCGGTGAGCCCAAGCGCGTTGATGGCGGCGCTGTTGAGATAGAACTCGTGCACCGACCGCTGCCAGATCAAGATGGGGCGCGTGGTGCTAATGGAATCGAGAAAGGCGCGGCTGATTGGCCCATGCCAGAGCGCGTGATAGCCCCACGAGGTGAGCCAACGTGTGGTATCAGTAAACGCCACATGCGCCGCGCGCAGTCTCTCGCGATACTCGGCGGGCGAACGTGCGGCTTTATACGTTCGGGTGGGCAGCACCCAGTCTTCCGGCGCGATGATCTCGGTGGTCATCGTGAGCGCACCGAGAATGGGATGCAGGTGCTGGTCGATGAATCCGGGGAAGACGGTTTTCTCGCGGAAGGTGGAGTCCACTCGGTACGCGCGCGCGCCGAGCGAGCGGCGTACGGCGGCGAGCGATCCTACGGCAACAATGCGCCTGCCTGCCACCGCGACAGCCTGCGCCGTGGGAGCGGCGCGTTCCATGGTGTGAATCTGCTTCGCAATAAAGACGGTCACGGAGTCTGGCGCCGGAGCAACCGACTGCGCGAGTGTCGGTGATGAGGCCGCGAGGAAGTACGCCAGGCCGATGGTCAGGCGCGTGGTCGCCGTGTGCACACAGAAGTTTCCGAGAGTTGTCATTCGTGGAATGTGGCGAAACTGCGTCAATATTTCGACGGCTGCTGTCGGCCGCGGTCGCGCCGCGGGACAATATGCCCTCGTTCAACCATTCCGGCGGGCCAGCTACCGAACAGATGATTCCCCAATGTAGGGGAACGACTGATGGCAGGTGACTGCGGCGATGCGTACCCTGTGTGGGGTCGCCTTCCGCGCCCTCAACGCCGCGCCATGACTGGAACATCGCCACTCAGTTCGCCACTCTCACGCTGGCTTGGCTCGTCTGGCAGTGAGCTGCCGATGGATGCAGAGCGCGTGCGTCTGCTGGCGACTGGCCTCGTGGTGGCAGAGCCCGGCCGATGTGTGCAGTGCGGTATCTGCTCGCACAACTGTCCTTCTGGCATCGACGTGCGCGCCGTCGCCCGCGTTGCAGGAGCGGTCACCGACGCACGGTGCGTGCTCTGCGGGAGTTGTGTCGCGCGCTGCCCGCGCGGAACGCTGAGCTTTACCCTGTTGCGGCGTTGGACGTGACGCGCCGCCACGTGCTGGTGGGATCGGGCGTAGCGGCATTGGCGGCGGCTGAGTCAATTCGGCAGGCGGATAGTCGCGCGGTCATCACCATGGTGAGCGCCGAGGACGTGCCCTTTTATTCGCGTCCCGCGCTGGCGTATCTGCTGACGAACGAACTGCCCGAGTCGCAGCTCAGTATCCGGTCGGAGCGTGAGGTTGCGGCGTTGGGAATTGATCGCGTCACCGGGATTGCCGAAGGGCTGGATGCGGCCGCTCACGAACTCGCGCTTTCTGGCGGCCGTCGCATTTCGTACGATCGGTTGCTCATCGCCACCGGTGCGGCGTCGATTCAAGCGGACTTCCCGGGTGCTGAGCTCGATGGCGCGGTGCACGTAGACGGTTTGAGCGAGGCGCGGGATTTTGTGACGCGCGCACGGCGCGCGCGCGCGGCAGTGGTGGTTGGAGGCGGGAGTACGGCGATTGAGCTGGTGGAAGCCCTGCATGCCTGCGGTGTGGAAACGCATTACCTCATGCGCGGCTCGCGCTACTGGTCAAAAGTGTTCGACGCTGTGGAGTCGGCGATCATCGAGGCACAGCTGATCGAGCAAGGCGTGCAGTTGCATCGCGGCTGCACGGTGCGGGAGGCGGTGGGTGCGAAGGGTGTGCTCACCGGCGTCAATACCGTTGACGGCCGTCATATTCCCTGCGACCTCCTCGCCGTAGCGGTGGGCATTCGGCCGCGGCTTGAGCTCGCGCGCGCTGGAGGAGTCGCCACGGAGCGCGGCATTCTCACGAATGAATATCTCGAGACCAGTGCGGCCGATGTGTATGCCGCTGGTGACGTGGCGCAGATATACGATCCCGTGACGCGCATGGCGCAGCTCGACACGCTCTGGGCGAGCGCGCTCGCACAGGGCACCACCGCCGGTCTCAATATGTCCGGCGTTCGCGTGGCGCATCGCAAACGGGCGCCTATGAACGTCACGCGCCTCGGCGGCATCACGGTGACGATTGTCGGTCAGGTTGGGGCATCCGACGATCCGGACCTGCTCACCCTCACGCGCGGGCAGAGTGAACGCTGGATGACCGACACCGACTCCTGGAGCGTAAGCGGAGCCCGAACCGGCGATCGCCTGCGGGTGATTGTGAGTGGACGCGTTATTGTTGGCGCCGTGGTGGTGGGTGACCAGCGCGTGTCGCGACCGCTCGCGCATCTCGTCGGCGAAGCGGTCGACATCTCGCAGTTGCGCCCTATGCTCGACGCCAATCCCAACGACGCAATGGATTTACTGCTCTCTTTCTGTGACGCCCATGTCAGCGACCGAACCGCGGACCACTACTGAGATGATCGGCGGCCTCGGGGCCGCCGTTGTCGCGACGCTGGCGT
This region of Gemmatimonadota bacterium genomic DNA includes:
- a CDS encoding amidohydrolase family protein, with amino-acid sequence MNPFGILLGLGALALSLLTPARSEAQGSAHGANVQAAVSRATGARLVPFADVTDSLRLYYVGRPVGWERYTWATHDEGTRLVADFDYVDRGRRNHMGATLSLGADMQPQSLEVARVTDSARTVTVRVDVQGDRATVLHNGAITQATLPAVSFALAPYQPVSQHLALVRYWLSHGRPLRLAVVPGGPLNAVTIKRSGLDTLASAGAPLVLTRYSIDGVVWGLEHLWLDADGRLAMFASAAGGLSFKAVRAALVPSVEALMEVASRAAMVDLVAVSHRTSPIARGAVAFVGATLVDGTGSAAVPNATVVVVQGRIVAAGPSAGITVPVNARRIDVRGKTIIPGLWDSHAHLHQLEWVPVYLAAGVTTVRDMGNELAFLTALRRTVTSGRAYGPTILAAGLIDGPGPNAFGALSAETPDEGRAIVRRYHTLGFEQMKLYSLLSPAVVGAVCDEAHKLGMTVTGHVPTSLTLLAAVDSGMDQVAHQPIRGELGSDSLQRTIAYLARKGTVVDPTSSWGEIGGHAQSEPLQSFQPVTALLPVTFLQSRAAGWGVAGSDTAAAHSRLARSLAVTKALHDAGVPIVAGTDEGVPGFSLYRELELYVKAGFTPMEALRAATAIPARAAHMASEVGTVEVGKRADLLVLDANPLDNIANIRTVRLVMARGVVFESAALFRAIGFMGAR
- a CDS encoding amidohydrolase, whose protein sequence is MTTLGNFCVHTATTRLTIGLAYFLAASSPTLAQSVAPAPDSVTVFIAKQIHTMERAAPTAQAVAVAGRRIVAVGSLAAVRRSLGARAYRVDSTFREKTVFPGFIDQHLHPILGALTMTTEIIAPEDWVLPTRTYKAARSPAEYRERLRAAHVAFTDTTRWLTSWGYHALWHGPISRAFLDSISTTRPILIWQRSVHEFYLNSAAINALGLTDSSMHGHGRASEMYDWAQGHWWESGTNLIMAPALKVLAAPFRVTAGLKQMIAMLHARGVTAFNEPGIIVTPEMWKLYQFMLGAEDTPFYSYFFPDARQQVDNGIPVERAIADAERQVAMAPEGKVSFFPKTIKLFADGAIVSQLMQMKDGYLDGHSGEWMMTPAALEERARLYWNAGYQLHIHVTGDGGLDVVLGVLEKLQREHPRTDHRTVIVHFANSTEAQVKRIKAVGAIVSANPYYPVGFADEYTKVGLGGARADVMSRAKSVLDAGIPLSFHSDLPIAPSDPLFLAWSAVNRVTASGRVAAPEQRISVMDAMRGITIEAAYSWRKEADLGSIAVGKIANFTVLDRDPFVVDPITLKDIPVWGTVFEGRVFPVPVRR
- a CDS encoding 4Fe-4S binding protein; translated protein: MTGTSPLSSPLSRWLGSSGSELPMDAERVRLLATGLVVAEPGRCVQCGICSHNCPSGIDVRAVARVAGAVTDARCVLCGSCVARCPRGTLSFTLLRRWT
- a CDS encoding FAD/NAD(P)-binding oxidoreductase → MTRRHVLVGSGVAALAAAESIRQADSRAVITMVSAEDVPFYSRPALAYLLTNELPESQLSIRSEREVAALGIDRVTGIAEGLDAAAHELALSGGRRISYDRLLIATGAASIQADFPGAELDGAVHVDGLSEARDFVTRARRARAAVVVGGGSTAIELVEALHACGVETHYLMRGSRYWSKVFDAVESAIIEAQLIEQGVQLHRGCTVREAVGAKGVLTGVNTVDGRHIPCDLLAVAVGIRPRLELARAGGVATERGILTNEYLETSAADVYAAGDVAQIYDPVTRMAQLDTLWASALAQGTTAGLNMSGVRVAHRKRAPMNVTRLGGITVTIVGQVGASDDPDLLTLTRGQSERWMTDTDSWSVSGARTGDRLRVIVSGRVIVGAVVVGDQRVSRPLAHLVGEAVDISQLRPMLDANPNDAMDLLLSFCDAHVSDRTADHY